A single region of the Sciurus carolinensis chromosome 16, mSciCar1.2, whole genome shotgun sequence genome encodes:
- the Dynlrb2 gene encoding dynein light chain roadblock-type 2 yields the protein MAEVEETLKRIQSHKGVIGTMVVNAEGIPIRTTLDNSTTVQYAGLLHQLTVKAKSTVRDIDPQNDLTFLRIRSKKHEIMVAPDKEYLLIVIQNPCE from the exons GCAGAGGTGGAGGAAACTCTAAAGAGGATCCAGAGCCATAAAGGGGTTATTGGAACTATGGTTGTAAATGCAGAag GCATTCCGATCAGAACCACCTTGGACAACTCAACAACAGTTCAATATGCAGGTCTTCTCCATCAGCTGACGGTGAAAGCCAAGAGCACTGTCCGTGATATTGATCCTCAGAACGACCTAACTTTTCTCAGGATTAGATCAAAGAAACATGAAATCATGGTAGCTCCAG ATAAGGAATATCTTCTGATTGTCATTCAGAATCCATGCGAGTAA